In Thermococcus sp. 21S7, the genomic window GCGGCGCTCATAGCGCTCAACGACAACAAGGACACCATCGGCATCGTCCTCGGTATGGAGATTCCGGTTCTCTACAAGTTCGAAGGTGGCTACCGCTTCGGCGCCTACTGGGCCCTCGACTACTACAAGAACCACAAGCAGTGATTCTTCTTCCCCTTTTGTTTCCGTTTTGAGATTCGGAGGTGGAAGGATGGAAGAGCAAACCCCAGTGCTTGAGATGCGGGAGATTGTCAAGGTTTACCCAGACGGGACAAGGGCCCTCAAGGGGGTTACCCTTAAGGTCTACGAGGGCGAAATCCTCGGCCTCCTTGGTGAGAATGGTGCAGGAAAAACGACGCTGATGAAGGTTCTCTTCGGAATGCTGAAGCCAACAAAGGGCAAAATCTTTCTTCGTGGCAATGAGGTCCGCTTCAAGAGCCCCGCAGATGCCATAGCAAACGGAATCGGAATGGTCCACCAGCACTTCACGCTCGTCGAGGTCTTCAACGCCCTTGAGAACATAATCCTCGGCATGGAGGGCCATGAGCTTCTGTCCAAGATTGACGTCGAGAACGCGAGGAAAAAACTCCAGAGGCTCATGGACGAGCTGAACTTCCAGGTTCCGCTTGACGTCCCCGTGGAGAACCTGCCGGTTGGTGTGCAGCAGAGGATAGAAATCCTCAAGATGCTCTACCGCGACGTTGACATACTCATCCTTGACGAGCCCACTGCGGTTTTAACCCCAATCGAGGTCAAGGAACTCTTTGCGGTTCTCAGGAAGCTCAGGGAGCAGGGGAAGACGATAATCTTCATCAGCCACAAGCTCAACGAGGTCATGGAGCTCACCGACCGCGTCACCGTCATCAGGAAAGGTGAGGTCGTTGGAACCGTTAAGACGAGCGAGGCAACGCCCCAGCTCCTCGCGAGGATGATGGTTGGAAGGGACGTCGTTTTGAGGATTGAGAAGCCCCCGAAGGAGCCCGGCGAGGTTATCTTCCGCGTTGAGGATCTGTGGGTGAAGGGAGACAGGGGAGAGGATGCCGTCAGGGGGCTTACCTTCGAGGTTAGGGCTGGTGAGATATTTGGAATAGCCGGTGTCGAGGGCAACGGTCAGAGCGAGCTCATAGAGGCTATAACCGGCCTCAGAAAGGTCGAGAGGGGCAAAGTTTACCTTAAAGGGGCGGACATCACCGGCAAAAAACCGAGAGAACTCTACGACATGGGAATGGCACACGTCCCGGAGGATAGGACTCACATGGGCTTAATCCTTGAGATGAGCGTGATGGAGAACTCGATACTCGGAATGCACTGGCGGAAGGAGTTCTCGAAGGGTTTTCTGCTCGACTGGGACAAGGTTGAGGCGCACGCTAAGAGGCTGATTGAGGAGTTCGAGGTCAGCGCGCCTGGAACCAAGGCTCCCGTGAAGAGCCTGAGCGGTGGAAACCAGCAGAAGCTGATCGTTGCGAGGGAGGTCAGCAAGAAGCCGGAGTTCATCATAGCGGCCCAGCCGACGCGCGGTGTTGACGTTGCATCGACCGAGTACATCAGGAACTACCTCGTTAAGCTCAGGAACGAGAACAAGGCCGTTCTGCTCGTTTCTGCCGACTTGGACGAGGTTCTCCAGCTCAGTGACAGGATGGCGATAATGTACGAAGGTCAGTTCATGGGAATAGTCAAGCCCGACGAGGTTACCGAGGAGCAGATAGGACTCATGATGGGAGGTGTTAAGGGTGAACCTCAAAAATGAGCTCAGGGGTTACGTTAAACCCGTAGCGGAGAGCGTTCTTGCGATACTCATTGGGGCCTTCATCGGGGCCCTCGTCCTCTGGTTCAGCGGTTACAGCCCCGGCTCAGCCTACTACTGGCTCATCAAGGGCTCCCTCGGCTCAACCGATGGTATAGCCGAAACCCTCAGCAAATCGGCCCCGCTTATCCTAACGGCGATAACCTTCGCGATAGGCGCGAGGACGGGTCTCTTCAACATCGGTGCCGAGGGAACGGTTTACTTCGGCGCGATAGCGGCGATAATCGTCACTCAGTACCTCCAGAATCCCCTGGCGGGCATCCTCGCGGGCCTCTTCATCGGAGCCCTCTGGGCCCTTCCAGCGGCAGTCCTCAAGGTTTACAGAGGGGTGCACGAGGTCATCTCCACAATCATGTTCAACTGGATTGCCTTTTTCCTCGTCAGCTGGCTCGCGGTCAGCGTCTACTACAACCCTAAGGACCCCAACAGCACCCTGCCGATTCCGCCCGGCGCGAGGTTGCCCCTTCTCGTGAAGGGAACCAGCCTGTCCTGGGCGTTCATCATAGCCATCCTCTCGGCGGTGGTCGTTTTCGTGGTGATGTGGCACACCAAGCTCGGATACGAGCTGAGAACCAGCGGTCAGAACCCGCGGGCGGCAGAGTACGGGGGAATAAATCCCAAGCGCTCGGCCATCTGGTCCTTTGTCATCGGTGGAATGACGGCCGGTCTGGCCGGAGCGGGAATCGTCATGGGAACCCCACCGAGCTACGCCATAACCCAGGGATTGGCCAACGTCTACGGCTACGGCTTTGACGGAATAGGAGTCTCGCTCGTTGGCAGGAATCACCCGCTCGGCATAATCTTCTCGGGAATCCTCTTCGGAGCGCTGAGCGCTGGAGCAACGGCAATGCAGCAGCACGCCCACGTTCCGCTTGAGATGATTAAGGTCATCGAGGGAATAATCATCATAGCCGTCGCCGTTCCGGGACTGCTCGACCTCTTCGCCAGGCTCTTCAGGAGGGGTGAGGCATGAATGAGGCGATGGTGATCAGCCTTCTCCTCGGTTCACTCGCGGCGATGGTTCCAATAGCGCTCACGAGCATAGGTGCGGTGATAAGCGAGAGAGCCGGTGTCGTCAACATCGGCTACGAGGGAATACTGATGTTCTCGGCGTTCTTCGGGGCAATGTTCGCGGAGCTTGCCGGAAACGGCTGGGTTGGCATCCTCGGCGGAGCTTTTATAGGCCTGCTCTTCGGCGTCCTTCACGGCATCCTGACGGTGTACCTCAAGGGCGACCA contains:
- a CDS encoding ABC transporter ATP-binding protein, whose product is MEEQTPVLEMREIVKVYPDGTRALKGVTLKVYEGEILGLLGENGAGKTTLMKVLFGMLKPTKGKIFLRGNEVRFKSPADAIANGIGMVHQHFTLVEVFNALENIILGMEGHELLSKIDVENARKKLQRLMDELNFQVPLDVPVENLPVGVQQRIEILKMLYRDVDILILDEPTAVLTPIEVKELFAVLRKLREQGKTIIFISHKLNEVMELTDRVTVIRKGEVVGTVKTSEATPQLLARMMVGRDVVLRIEKPPKEPGEVIFRVEDLWVKGDRGEDAVRGLTFEVRAGEIFGIAGVEGNGQSELIEAITGLRKVERGKVYLKGADITGKKPRELYDMGMAHVPEDRTHMGLILEMSVMENSILGMHWRKEFSKGFLLDWDKVEAHAKRLIEEFEVSAPGTKAPVKSLSGGNQQKLIVAREVSKKPEFIIAAQPTRGVDVASTEYIRNYLVKLRNENKAVLLVSADLDEVLQLSDRMAIMYEGQFMGIVKPDEVTEEQIGLMMGGVKGEPQK
- a CDS encoding ABC transporter permease — translated: MNLKNELRGYVKPVAESVLAILIGAFIGALVLWFSGYSPGSAYYWLIKGSLGSTDGIAETLSKSAPLILTAITFAIGARTGLFNIGAEGTVYFGAIAAIIVTQYLQNPLAGILAGLFIGALWALPAAVLKVYRGVHEVISTIMFNWIAFFLVSWLAVSVYYNPKDPNSTLPIPPGARLPLLVKGTSLSWAFIIAILSAVVVFVVMWHTKLGYELRTSGQNPRAAEYGGINPKRSAIWSFVIGGMTAGLAGAGIVMGTPPSYAITQGLANVYGYGFDGIGVSLVGRNHPLGIIFSGILFGALSAGATAMQQHAHVPLEMIKVIEGIIIIAVAVPGLLDLFARLFRRGEA